The proteins below come from a single Oncorhynchus keta strain PuntledgeMale-10-30-2019 chromosome 1, Oket_V2, whole genome shotgun sequence genomic window:
- the kbtbd3 gene encoding kelch repeat and BTB domain-containing protein 3 — protein sequence MDPRSEGSDPRSEGTDYVPNSIPYVPEHRSELCVSEAHSQQLLGMLRSFRERGLLFDFTITVQDQTFPCHRCVLAACSDFFRAMFELDMRECGDRMVTLGNQSPEAVRCFLDFCYSGEMVVTHENVDMLFQLASFLQVSVLFRACSDFLIGTLELSNCLMLLALAEGYGSASLLQQANEFVVQNFHDLSMTTDFLDMPLGVLELCLGSDSLSVPSEEVAVRSSLRWTSHDLQTRQRLLPRLLALLRLHHVPTHTLQALARTENLLSGDQLCVSLVSDAVSRQTQLSGLLPDARPATTQSYIYIHKTEENGDIHHSFCYCLDTDQWRELPQGQGAGFSMTPDPSGSSLTSYAEKLFVTGGCRGNCCRTVRLHVAEPFHEATAEVWCYCPVTHTCTPAPDMGKPRTMHTAITTLDRLYVLGGRTRGEREGTPSLMEVEYYDPLAKTWTSVSPLPTAIYYPEASACGSIIYTLGSSVEISDSFNPSLDCFLRYDAVSDQWSHLVAEFGQFFHATLVKAVSVNNILHLCDLSTYKVYSFCPETCVWQGEGSFECAGFNAGSVGVANRIYILGGDYSPDEITDEVQVYHSGRGQWEEVTPMPRPLTEFHCQVISFNRYRDPWGGRDM from the exons ATGGATCCACGGTCTGAGGGATCCGACCCCCGGTCCGAGGGAACTGACTACGTTCCCAACAGTATTCCCTATGTTCCGGAGCACaggtctgagctgtgtgtgtcaGAGGCTCACAGCCAGCAGCTACTGGGCATGCTCAGATCGTTCAGAGAGCGAGGCCTACTGTTTGACTTCACTATAACAGTCCAGGACCAGACCTTCCCCTGTCACCGCTGTGTCCTGGCAGCCTGCAGCGACTTCttcag GGCCATGTTTGAGTTGGACATGCGTGAGTGTGGTGATAGGATGGTAACCCTGGGTAACCAGTCCCCAGAAGCCGTGCGCTGCTTCCTGGACTTCTGTTACTCTGGAGAGATGGTCGTCACCCACGAAAACGTAGACATGCTGTTCCAGCTCGCCTCTTTCCTACAG GTGTCTGTGCTCTTCAGAGCATGCAGTGACTTCCTGATAGGAACCCTGGAGCTCTCCAACTGCCTGATGCTATTGGCCCTCGCCGAGGGATATGGCTCCGCTTCCCTCCTCCAGCAGGCCAATGAGTTTGTAGTTCAGAACTTCCACGACCTCTCAATGACTACAGACTTCCTGGATATGCCG TTGGGCGTGCTCGAGTTATGTCTGGGTTCGGACAGTCTGAGCGTGCCCAGTGAGGAGGTGGCGGTGAGGTCATCCCTGAGGTGGACAAGTCACGACCTCCAGACCAGACAGAGGCTGTTGCCACGGCTCCTAGCACTGCTACGGCTACATCACGtacccacacacaccctgcag GCCCTGGCCCGGACTGAGAATCTCCTCTCAGGGGACCAACTCTGTGTTAGTCTGGTCAGTGATGCAGTGAGTAGACAGACACAGCTCAGTGGTCTACTGCCAGACGCCAGACCAGCCACCACACAGTCTTACATCTACATCCACAAGACAGAGGAGAACGGAGATATACACCACAGCTTCTGTTACTGCCTGGACACAGACCAATGGAGAGAGCTACCTCAGGGCCAGGGGGCGGGTTTTagtatgacccctgacccctcagGCTCTTCCCTCACCAGCTACGCCGAGAAG TTGTTTGTGACAGGTGGTTGTCGGGGCAACTGTTGTCGCACGGTGCGTCTTCACGTGGCAGAGCCGTTCCATGAGGCGACAGCGGAGGTTTGGTGctactgcccagtcacacacacctgCACCCCTGCCCCGGACATGGGGAAACCCCGTACCATGCACACagccatcaccaccctggacagaCTGTATGTGCTAGGAGGGAGGaccagaggagaaagggaggggactCCTAGCCTAATGGAG GTGGAGTACTACGACCCCCTGGCCAAAACCTGGACCTCCGTCAGCCCTCTGCCCACTGCTATCTACTACCCAG AAGCCAGTGCGTGCGGCAGCATCATCTACACATTGGGTTCGTCAGTGGAGATATCGGACTCCTTCAACCCTTCGCTGGACTGTTTCCTGCGCTACGATGCTGTTTCTGACCAGTGGAGCCACCTGGTGGCAGAGTTTGGTCAGTTTTTCCACGCCACCCTGGTCAAGGCTGTGTCCGTCAACAACATTTTACACCTCTGTGACTTGTCTACGTATAAG GTGTACAGTTTCTGTCCAGAGACGTGTGTGTGGCAAGGGGAGGGGTCGTTCGAGTGTGCCGGGTTCAACGCAGGCTCCGTGGGCGTGGCCAACCGAATCTACATCCTGGGAGGAGACTACTCACCTGATGAGATCACTGACGAAGTCCAAGTGTACCACAGTGGGCGGGGCCAGTGGGAGGAAGTGACACCAATGCCACGCCCCCTGACAGAGTTTCACTGTCAGGTCATCAGCTTCAACAGATACAGAGACCCCTGGGGAGGAAGGgacatgtaa